The following proteins are co-located in the Bacillota bacterium genome:
- a CDS encoding DUF4230 domain-containing protein, with protein sequence MRKLKNLVIILLLVVVVGLSSYLYVTKNTVSGSTVTTQLVEEQIAMLGELATARYNYTNVVAWEDNIKFRNMTLPFTTKSFMLMYTGYVKAGVDLEAISVAIDPEQAIEIVLPQPRVTDSVLNEDDVYIYDQSSALFNKLDFEDLYSVLPNEKQRMEMEAVERGLLLQAATQAEALIAAFLGNLGFTEIEITYSQGE encoded by the coding sequence ATGCGTAAACTAAAAAATCTGGTGATTATCCTCTTGCTGGTTGTTGTAGTTGGGTTGTCATCTTATCTGTATGTAACAAAAAACACCGTTAGTGGTTCCACTGTAACTACGCAGCTGGTGGAGGAGCAGATTGCAATGCTGGGAGAGTTGGCCACAGCCCGCTATAACTATACCAATGTGGTGGCCTGGGAAGATAATATAAAGTTTCGTAATATGACACTGCCGTTTACCACCAAGAGTTTTATGCTCATGTACACCGGCTATGTGAAAGCGGGTGTCGATTTGGAGGCAATTTCGGTGGCGATTGACCCGGAGCAGGCGATTGAAATAGTTTTGCCGCAGCCACGGGTTACCGACAGCGTCCTCAATGAGGATGACGTTTACATCTATGATCAGAGTTCTGCACTGTTCAACAAGCTGGATTTCGAAGACCTGTATTCCGTCCTGCCTAACGAAAAGCAACGGATGGAAATGGAAGCTGTGGAACGGGGCCTGTTGCTTCAGGCAGCCACCCAGGCGGAAGCCCTGATCGCGGCGTTCCTTGGCAATCTTGGCTTCACCGAAATCGAAATCACCTATTCGCAAGGCGAATAG
- a CDS encoding flavodoxin family protein: MYETISLVNYNLLPCTGCGQCFHSKQCCQDDDFNHLHKLMNTADGLIVVSAHYAPIPSKLAILLEKAEQIAFLGRFHGDLCRSSLFGKPAAIIGHGGGTEEIMNGYKTVVLKAIANALMYPIDMDIIRIGDDRDPGVVFPVAKVSKDPDSPFPVQEYDWPDIQRRITPIVQALAGRMLNQDGSQLA; encoded by the coding sequence ATATATGAAACCATTTCCTTAGTGAACTATAATCTGCTACCTTGTACAGGTTGTGGCCAATGTTTTCATTCCAAACAATGCTGCCAGGATGATGACTTTAACCATCTGCATAAGCTTATGAACACAGCTGACGGCCTGATTGTTGTCAGTGCTCACTATGCTCCCATTCCGTCGAAGTTGGCAATCCTGTTGGAGAAAGCAGAGCAAATCGCCTTTTTGGGTCGATTCCATGGCGACCTTTGCCGCTCTTCCCTCTTTGGCAAACCTGCTGCAATAATCGGCCACGGCGGTGGCACTGAAGAGATTATGAACGGTTATAAAACCGTTGTCTTAAAAGCAATTGCCAACGCCTTGATGTATCCGATTGACATGGACATTATCCGCATAGGCGACGACCGGGACCCGGGGGTAGTCTTCCCCGTGGCGAAAGTGAGCAAAGACCCCGATTCTCCGTTCCCCGTTCAGGAATACGACTGGCCGGATATCCAACGCCGTATCACTCCAATCGTGCAGGCGCTCGCCGGGCGTATGCTAAATCAGGACGGTTCTCAATTGGCATAG
- the rpsI gene encoding 30S ribosomal protein S9, whose protein sequence is MAQVQYIGTGRRKNAVARVRLVPGEGKIVINKRDIDDYFGGLETLKLIVAQPLEATQNIGTYDVFANVDGGGISGQAGAIRHGIARALLKADAELRPTLKKAGFLTRDPRMTERKKYGLKKARRAPQFSKR, encoded by the coding sequence ATGGCTCAAGTTCAGTACATTGGTACCGGTCGTAGGAAGAACGCAGTCGCCCGGGTCCGTCTGGTCCCTGGCGAAGGTAAGATTGTTATCAACAAGCGGGATATCGACGATTACTTTGGCGGTCTTGAAACCCTGAAGCTGATCGTTGCCCAGCCTCTCGAAGCAACCCAGAACATCGGCACTTATGATGTATTCGCCAACGTTGATGGCGGCGGCATCAGCGGTCAGGCCGGCGCAATCCGGCACGGAATCGCCCGCGCCCTGCTCAAAGCAGACGCCGAGCTCCGCCCGACCCTTAAGAAAGCCGGCTTCCTCACCCGTGACCCACGGATGACCGAGCGGAAAAAGTACGGCCTCAAGAAAGCCCGCCGTGCACCCCAATTCTCCAAGCGTTAA
- the rplM gene encoding 50S ribosomal protein L13: MRTTFLAKPGQIERKWLLVDAEGKTLGRLASEVATLLRGKHKPVFTPNVDTGDHVIIINAEKVVVSGNKAQDKKYYRYTGYAGGLKETNFATMMQKHPERVLHLAVKGMLPHNKLGRAMLKKLRVYKGADHPHAAQMPEKWEPRG, from the coding sequence ATGCGCACCACATTTTTGGCCAAACCAGGTCAGATTGAACGTAAATGGCTGTTGGTTGACGCCGAGGGCAAAACCCTTGGTCGCCTGGCCAGTGAAGTCGCCACATTGTTGCGCGGCAAACACAAACCAGTTTTTACCCCTAACGTTGATACCGGGGACCACGTTATCATCATAAACGCTGAAAAGGTCGTTGTTTCCGGTAACAAAGCCCAAGACAAAAAGTATTATCGCTACACCGGTTATGCCGGTGGACTAAAGGAAACCAACTTCGCGACCATGATGCAGAAGCATCCCGAGCGGGTACTGCACCTGGCCGTCAAGGGCATGCTCCCCCACAACAAGCTGGGTCGGGCAATGCTCAAGAAACTCCGGGTTTACAAAGGCGCGGACCATCCCCATGCCGCCCAGATGCCCGAAAAATGGGAACCAAGAGGTTAA
- the truA gene encoding tRNA pseudouridine(38-40) synthase TruA encodes MVGPLGRCALILEYDGSRYSGYQFQLNGDSVQARLEAALATIMGASVSTKAASRTDAGVHARGQVVAFDRSRPFPVERLAAALNGNLPRDIRVVRAIEVPEDFHPQYAAKGKIYRYFFFNRSHAPAIAANYCWHIPKPLDLQAMNAAAACLRGRHDFQAFQAAGSAVASTVRTLQHIWSQRRGHWVVMTVYGDGFLYNMVRIIAGTIAECGLSKRSAPEVAAALAARDRKLTGPTAPAAGLFLERVIYRPSLDRLAQL; translated from the coding sequence ATGGTTGGGCCTCTAGGGCGCTGTGCCCTGATTCTAGAATATGATGGTTCCCGCTATAGCGGCTATCAGTTCCAGCTTAACGGCGACTCGGTTCAGGCTCGTTTGGAAGCAGCGCTGGCAACCATAATGGGCGCTTCTGTGTCAACCAAAGCAGCCAGTCGCACCGACGCTGGCGTTCATGCCCGCGGCCAGGTTGTCGCCTTTGACCGCAGCCGGCCCTTTCCCGTGGAGCGGCTGGCAGCGGCCTTAAATGGCAATCTGCCCCGGGATATCCGGGTGGTGCGGGCCATAGAAGTGCCGGAAGATTTTCATCCCCAGTACGCTGCCAAAGGAAAAATTTACCGATATTTTTTCTTTAACCGTTCCCATGCGCCGGCAATTGCAGCCAACTATTGTTGGCATATTCCGAAGCCATTGGATCTTCAAGCCATGAATGCCGCAGCAGCCTGTCTGCGTGGCCGCCACGATTTCCAGGCCTTTCAGGCCGCCGGTTCCGCAGTCGCCAGCACAGTGCGCACGTTACAGCATATCTGGTCTCAGCGGCGCGGGCACTGGGTTGTGATGACCGTCTATGGCGATGGTTTCTTGTATAACATGGTGCGAATTATCGCCGGCACCATTGCCGAGTGTGGCCTTAGCAAACGCTCAGCCCCGGAAGTGGCCGCGGCTCTGGCTGCCCGGGACCGAAAACTAACAGGACCAACTGCGCCTGCTGCCGGACTGTTCCTGGAACGGGTTATATATCGCCCTTCCCTTGACAGGCTGGCGCAGCTATAA
- a CDS encoding energy-coupling factor transporter transmembrane protein EcfT produces the protein MLKGITIGQYYPGESFMHNLEPRIKIGLITAYIVFLFLADTAWGYLLMMALTLLVILTARLPLKLMLRGLKPLFFIIGFTLLLHIFFTKGGEVWVQLGRFTIESNGVITGLMMAWRLVLLVTTTSLLTLTTSPIALTDAIEGLLNPLRPIGVPAHELAMMMTIALRFIPTLLEEAEKIMKAQMARGADFESGSILKRAKAMIPLLVPLFISAFRRADELALAMEARCYRGGKGRTRMRVQVIRAKDWLTLGGFIAAMVVVIWLGL, from the coding sequence ATGCTTAAAGGAATAACAATCGGCCAGTATTATCCAGGCGAGTCCTTTATGCACAATCTCGAGCCCCGGATAAAGATTGGCCTGATTACAGCATATATAGTATTTTTATTTTTGGCCGACACCGCCTGGGGCTACTTGCTGATGATGGCGTTGACCTTGTTGGTAATCCTCACAGCTCGCCTGCCCCTAAAGCTGATGCTGCGGGGCCTGAAGCCGCTGTTTTTCATCATTGGTTTTACCTTGCTGCTGCACATATTCTTCACCAAGGGCGGCGAGGTCTGGGTGCAGTTGGGGAGGTTTACCATCGAGTCCAACGGGGTAATCACCGGCCTGATGATGGCTTGGCGTCTGGTGCTGTTGGTGACCACAACCTCGCTTTTAACTCTGACCACGTCACCAATTGCTCTCACCGACGCTATTGAGGGCTTGCTCAACCCCCTGCGGCCAATAGGCGTGCCGGCCCATGAGCTGGCAATGATGATGACCATTGCCCTGCGCTTCATCCCCACACTTCTGGAAGAAGCGGAGAAGATCATGAAGGCCCAGATGGCCCGGGGCGCCGATTTTGAATCGGGGAGCATCCTCAAACGGGCCAAGGCAATGATACCGCTCTTGGTGCCCTTGTTTATCAGCGCCTTCCGCCGGGCCGATGAGTTGGCTCTGGCCATGGAAGCCCGCTGCTACCGCGGTGGCAAGGGCCGGACCAGGATGCGGGTCCAGGTCATCAGGGCTAAAGACTGGCTTACGCTAGGTGGCTTTATCGCCGCCATGGTGGTGGTCATATGGTTGGGCCTCTAG
- a CDS encoding energy-coupling factor transporter ATPase, with protein sequence MSIIATNLGHMYSPGTSFAVEALRNVNLEIKDGEIVGLIGHTGSGKSTLIQHFNGLLKPTSGRIEVQGINTAEKGTSLKKLRQKVGLVFQYPEHQLFEETVAADVAFGPKNLGLSPDQVTERVREALAAVDLDYEAVKDRSPFELSGGQMRRVAVAGVLAMAPEVLILDEPTAGLDPRSRREILSHLRRIHSEQGLTMIIVSHSMEEVATFADRIIVMDQGTIHTQGTPREVFTRAEELQAIGLDVPPLTRLMLELSARGYDLPNNLLTLEEVRAAIRTWKGGRKQCLKE encoded by the coding sequence ATGTCAATAATCGCCACCAATCTTGGGCACATGTATTCTCCTGGCACTTCCTTTGCCGTTGAAGCGCTACGTAATGTCAATCTGGAAATTAAAGACGGCGAAATCGTTGGCCTGATTGGCCATACCGGCTCGGGCAAGTCCACCCTGATTCAACATTTCAACGGACTGCTCAAACCGACCAGCGGCAGGATTGAGGTTCAGGGTATTAACACCGCTGAAAAGGGCACTTCCCTGAAGAAGCTTCGGCAAAAGGTCGGGCTGGTTTTTCAGTATCCCGAACATCAACTGTTTGAAGAAACTGTAGCTGCAGACGTGGCCTTCGGTCCCAAGAATCTTGGGTTGAGCCCGGACCAGGTAACCGAACGGGTTCGTGAGGCATTGGCAGCAGTGGACCTAGATTACGAAGCGGTAAAGGACCGTTCGCCCTTTGAGCTTAGCGGCGGGCAAATGCGGCGGGTTGCCGTGGCCGGTGTGTTGGCCATGGCGCCGGAAGTGTTAATTCTTGATGAACCCACCGCCGGGTTGGACCCCCGCTCCCGTCGGGAAATCCTCTCCCATTTACGGCGCATCCACAGCGAACAGGGGCTGACAATGATTATTGTGTCCCACAGTATGGAAGAGGTCGCTACCTTTGCTGACCGGATCATTGTCATGGATCAAGGGACAATCCACACCCAGGGTACGCCCCGGGAGGTATTCACCCGTGCTGAGGAGTTGCAGGCCATTGGCCTGGACGTGCCCCCGCTTACACGTCTGATGTTGGAGCTCTCAGCCCGAGGCTATGATCTGCCCAACAATCTCCTGACCCTTGAAGAGGTGCGGGCTGCCATCCGGACCTGGAAGGGGGGGCGGAAACAATGCTTAAAGGAATAA
- a CDS encoding energy-coupling factor transporter ATPase, whose translation MSLIQVTDANYWYRTGEEQGIHALRDINLSIEKGEFVVIIGHNGSGKSTLAKLLNGLLTPDTGTVTINGRSTLDPEHYWQIRQQVGMVFQNPDNQLIATVVEEDVAFGPENLGVPSVQIVERVRESLRQVDMTKYSRHAPHLLSGGQKQRVAIAGILAMRPRCLVLDEPTAMLDPRGRREVLKTVRQLNARDGMTAVWITHHMDEAAHADRVLVMEQGAIVMQGKPKDVFRQTERLKNLDLDVPVITRLGQLLAEDGLDLPDDILTVDEMVMHLCQ comes from the coding sequence ATGAGTTTAATACAGGTAACAGACGCAAACTACTGGTACCGCACAGGGGAGGAACAGGGGATTCATGCCCTTAGGGATATTAATCTGAGCATTGAAAAAGGCGAATTTGTCGTTATTATCGGCCACAATGGTTCCGGGAAATCCACTCTGGCGAAGCTGCTCAATGGCCTGCTCACCCCCGACACAGGGACTGTGACGATTAACGGGCGTTCGACATTGGATCCCGAACACTACTGGCAGATCCGTCAACAGGTGGGGATGGTATTCCAAAACCCGGATAACCAGCTCATTGCCACTGTTGTTGAGGAAGACGTTGCCTTTGGTCCCGAGAACCTGGGTGTGCCGTCGGTCCAGATTGTTGAGCGGGTCCGGGAGTCGCTGCGCCAGGTGGACATGACCAAGTACAGCCGCCATGCGCCCCACCTCTTGTCCGGCGGACAAAAGCAACGGGTTGCGATTGCCGGTATCCTAGCCATGCGGCCCCGCTGTCTGGTGTTGGATGAACCCACGGCAATGCTCGATCCCCGGGGCCGCCGGGAGGTATTAAAGACTGTGCGTCAGCTAAATGCCAGGGATGGCATGACCGCTGTCTGGATTACACACCATATGGATGAGGCGGCCCACGCCGATCGAGTCCTGGTAATGGAGCAGGGCGCAATTGTTATGCAAGGCAAGCCCAAAGATGTTTTCCGTCAGACAGAGCGCCTCAAAAACCTGGACTTGGATGTGCCGGTAATTACCCGCCTTGGCCAGTTGCTGGCGGAAGACGGCCTTGACCTCCCCGACGACATACTGACTGTAGATGAGATGGTGATGCATTTATGTCAATAA
- a CDS encoding 50S ribosomal protein L17, protein MAQSKFGRPTNQRRALLRGLATAALKNERITTTEAKAKAVKPVVEKLITLGKKGDLHARRQVLSYVLEEDVVTKLFEDIAPRYAERNGGYTRIYKASPRRGDGAPQAILELV, encoded by the coding sequence GTGGCACAATCCAAATTTGGCCGTCCAACCAACCAACGGCGTGCCCTCTTGCGTGGCCTGGCCACTGCAGCCTTGAAAAACGAACGCATCACCACAACCGAAGCGAAGGCAAAAGCCGTCAAGCCGGTTGTGGAGAAGCTGATTACTTTGGGTAAGAAGGGCGACCTTCACGCCCGTCGCCAGGTACTCAGCTATGTTTTAGAAGAAGACGTGGTAACCAAGCTTTTTGAAGACATTGCCCCCCGTTATGCCGAGCGCAACGGTGGCTATACCAGAATTTATAAAGCTTCCCCCCGGCGCGGAGACGGAGCGCCCCAGGCGATTCTGGAACTGGTCTAA
- a CDS encoding DNA-directed RNA polymerase subunit alpha, translating to MLEIEKPRIECVDSSEENFYAKFTVEPLERGYGTTLGNSLRRVLLSSLPGAAVTSVKIEGVLHEFSTVPGVVEDTTEIVLNLKKLRFKMFQNQFEPVTMRIEASGEGPVTGKDIIAGDADVEILNPEQLIATLEPGERFQAELTVSPGRGYVAAEKNKSPEQPIGVIAVDSIFSPVRRVNFHVQNTRVGQVTDYDKLTLEVWTDGSIRPDEAISLSAKVLKEHLDLFVNLSQSVNDIEVMVEKEEEEKGKALEMPIEELDLSVRSYNCLKRAGINFVHELTAKTENEMVKVRNLGKKSLEEVVQKLDSLGLSLRQEEE from the coding sequence GTGCTTGAAATAGAAAAGCCCCGTATTGAATGTGTCGACTCGTCGGAAGAGAACTTTTATGCCAAGTTCACTGTTGAACCTCTGGAAAGAGGTTATGGTACCACTCTGGGGAACAGTCTGCGTCGCGTACTGCTTTCGTCTTTGCCGGGAGCAGCGGTGACCAGTGTCAAGATTGAAGGGGTGCTCCACGAATTTTCGACCGTTCCCGGGGTAGTTGAGGACACCACTGAGATCGTCCTTAACCTTAAGAAATTAAGATTTAAAATGTTCCAGAACCAGTTTGAGCCGGTAACCATGCGGATCGAAGCCAGTGGCGAAGGTCCCGTTACCGGCAAGGACATAATCGCCGGCGATGCCGATGTTGAGATTCTCAACCCGGAACAGTTAATCGCCACTTTGGAACCCGGTGAGCGTTTCCAGGCCGAACTGACAGTCAGCCCCGGCAGGGGTTATGTCGCAGCCGAGAAAAACAAGTCGCCGGAGCAACCGATAGGCGTAATTGCCGTAGATTCAATCTTTTCGCCAGTGCGCAGGGTCAATTTCCATGTTCAAAACACCCGGGTTGGCCAGGTCACCGACTACGACAAGCTGACTCTGGAAGTGTGGACCGACGGCAGCATCCGTCCTGATGAAGCAATCAGCCTTTCTGCAAAAGTTCTCAAAGAACACTTGGATTTATTCGTCAACCTCAGTCAGTCGGTAAATGATATCGAAGTGATGGTTGAGAAGGAAGAAGAGGAAAAAGGCAAAGCGCTGGAAATGCCCATCGAAGAACTGGACCTGTCGGTTCGCTCATATAACTGCCTAAAGCGGGCTGGCATTAATTTTGTGCACGAATTAACCGCCAAGACCGAGAACGAGATGGTCAAGGTGCGTAACCTGGGCAAGAAGTCCCTGGAAGAAGTTGTCCAAAAACTGGATAGTCTGGGACTGAGCCTCAGGCAAGAAGAAGAATAA
- the rpsD gene encoding 30S ribosomal protein S4 yields the protein MARYTEAVCRLCRREGHKLFLKGERCYTPKCAIDRRTYPPGQHGQRRRKETEFGIQLREKQKVRRIYGVMERQFRSYYEEANRREGVTGEILLQLLETRLDNVVFRLGFALSRPEARQLVRHGHFLVNGKKVNIPSFQCKVGDVITVLEKSASSPKFKDIREFAAQHTHPEWLEKNAENLSGSVLALPRREDVQDVPIEEHLIIERYSR from the coding sequence ATGGCAAGATATACCGAAGCAGTTTGCCGCCTGTGTCGTCGTGAGGGCCACAAGCTGTTTCTAAAAGGCGAACGTTGCTATACGCCCAAATGCGCCATCGACCGTCGGACTTATCCGCCGGGACAACATGGGCAGCGTCGGCGTAAAGAGACCGAGTTTGGTATCCAGCTCAGGGAAAAACAAAAAGTGCGCCGTATTTACGGTGTTATGGAACGTCAGTTCCGCAGCTACTATGAGGAAGCTAACCGTCGCGAGGGAGTAACCGGCGAAATCCTGCTTCAACTCTTGGAAACCCGTCTGGACAACGTGGTTTTCCGTCTCGGATTTGCGCTGTCCCGCCCCGAGGCAAGACAACTAGTCCGGCATGGTCATTTCCTCGTCAACGGCAAGAAGGTCAATATTCCTTCCTTCCAGTGCAAAGTTGGCGACGTAATCACCGTTCTGGAAAAGAGCGCAAGCTCGCCCAAGTTCAAAGACATCCGTGAGTTCGCGGCCCAGCATACTCATCCCGAGTGGTTGGAAAAGAACGCGGAAAACCTCAGCGGCTCCGTATTGGCGCTGCCACGTCGCGAAGATGTCCAAGATGTTCCAATCGAAGAGCATCTTATCATTGAGCGTTATTCTCGTTAA
- the rpsK gene encoding 30S ribosomal protein S11 codes for MARRTARPKRRERKNIERGVAHIQSTFNNTIITISDVNGNTVAWSSAGANGFKGSRKSTPFAAQTAAESAARTAMEHGMRVVEVFVKGPGSGREAAIRSMQAAGLEVTAIRDVTPFPHNGCRPPKRRRM; via the coding sequence TTGGCCAGGAGAACTGCACGCCCCAAACGCAGGGAGCGTAAAAATATTGAGCGCGGTGTCGCTCACATTCAGTCAACCTTCAACAACACAATCATCACAATCAGTGATGTAAACGGCAATACTGTTGCCTGGTCCAGCGCCGGCGCCAACGGGTTCAAGGGCTCGAGAAAGAGCACTCCCTTTGCCGCCCAGACGGCAGCGGAATCGGCAGCACGCACCGCCATGGAACATGGAATGCGGGTGGTCGAGGTCTTCGTCAAAGGCCCCGGTTCCGGCCGGGAAGCCGCTATTCGTTCGATGCAGGCCGCTGGTCTGGAAGTCACTGCAATCAGAGACGTAACCCCCTTCCCCCACAACGGCTGTCGGCCGCCAAAACGGCGCCGGATGTAA
- the rpsM gene encoding 30S ribosomal protein S13, protein MARISGVDLPREKRIEVALTYIFGIGPSLAKEVVAKTGINPDTRVRDLTEDEISRLRETLDKEYKVEGDLRRETSMNIKRLVEIGCYRGIRHRRGLPVRGQNTKNNSRTRKGAKRTVGIKRKK, encoded by the coding sequence TTGGCACGTATTTCTGGCGTTGACCTGCCAAGGGAAAAACGTATCGAAGTTGCCCTGACATATATTTTCGGTATCGGTCCCAGCCTGGCTAAGGAAGTTGTCGCCAAAACCGGCATCAACCCCGACACCCGGGTACGCGACCTGACCGAAGACGAAATCTCCCGCCTGCGGGAAACCTTGGACAAAGAATATAAAGTCGAAGGGGACCTGCGTCGGGAAACATCAATGAATATCAAGCGTTTGGTGGAGATTGGCTGCTATCGCGGTATCAGACACCGTCGCGGACTACCCGTCCGGGGCCAGAACACCAAGAACAACTCCCGGACCCGCAAGGGTGCTAAGCGCACCGTTGGAATCAAACGGAAGAAGTAA
- the rpmJ gene encoding 50S ribosomal protein L36 gives MKVRPSVKKICEKCKIIRRKGAVMVICENPKHKQKQG, from the coding sequence GTGAAGGTAAGACCATCGGTCAAGAAAATCTGTGAAAAATGTAAGATCATCCGCCGGAAAGGCGCAGTTATGGTGATCTGCGAAAACCCCAAACACAAACAAAAACAGGGATAG
- the infA gene encoding translation initiation factor IF-1: protein MAKQDVIEVEGRVIDALPNATFKVELENGHVIMAYVRGKLRMNFIRILPGDRVSLELSPYDLTKGRITYRHK, encoded by the coding sequence ATGGCTAAACAGGATGTCATCGAAGTAGAAGGCCGGGTCATCGACGCACTGCCCAACGCCACATTTAAAGTGGAATTGGAGAACGGCCATGTGATTATGGCGTACGTGCGCGGCAAATTGCGTATGAATTTTATCAGGATATTGCCCGGTGACCGGGTCTCGTTGGAATTATCACCGTATGACCTGACAAAAGGTCGGATTACGTATCGTCATAAATGA
- a CDS encoding RNA-binding protein codes for MEFSVGQIVRSTAGRDHGREYVVIAIEPKRVLVADGRVRTTAKPKAKNPLHLQLVSQRPAAKDVAPTDLEIRQILSEGGGTTPDKEEREGIFDG; via the coding sequence ATGGAGTTTTCAGTTGGTCAGATTGTTCGTTCAACTGCCGGCCGTGACCACGGCCGCGAATACGTGGTTATTGCCATTGAACCAAAACGTGTGCTGGTAGCTGACGGTCGGGTGCGAACCACGGCCAAGCCAAAGGCCAAAAATCCGTTACATCTGCAATTGGTCAGTCAGAGGCCGGCCGCCAAGGACGTGGCGCCCACGGATTTGGAAATCAGGCAGATACTTTCAGAAGGCGGCGGAACAACTCCAGACAAGGAAGAGAGGGAGGGAATTTTTGATGGCTAA
- the map gene encoding type I methionyl aminopeptidase, giving the protein MIIVKSPRELEIMARAGKVTAQAHQLVKEAVRPGISTSELDKLVEDFLLGQGVIPAFKGYNGFPASICASVNEQVVHGIPSNDVILNEGDILSVDIGAIVDGYVGDAAATYPVGKISPDAEKLLRVTAESLEKGIAQAVEGNRLFDISAAVQQWAESHGFSVVRDYVGHGIGQQMHEDPQIPNFGRPGFGPRLAAGMVFAIEPMVNAGSFHVKTLADDWTVVTVDGKLSAHFEHTVAITPQGPWVLTTPD; this is encoded by the coding sequence ATGATCATTGTTAAATCGCCCCGGGAGCTGGAGATAATGGCCCGGGCAGGAAAAGTAACCGCCCAAGCCCATCAATTGGTCAAAGAGGCGGTGCGTCCGGGAATATCTACCAGCGAACTGGATAAATTAGTGGAAGATTTTTTGCTTGGTCAGGGTGTGATACCTGCCTTCAAGGGGTATAACGGTTTCCCTGCCAGCATCTGTGCATCAGTAAACGAACAGGTCGTGCACGGCATTCCCAGCAATGACGTGATCCTTAACGAGGGAGACATTCTCAGTGTGGACATTGGCGCCATCGTCGACGGTTATGTTGGCGACGCAGCGGCCACATATCCGGTGGGGAAAATTTCCCCGGACGCTGAGAAACTGCTTCGGGTCACCGCCGAATCCCTGGAAAAGGGGATTGCCCAGGCTGTGGAGGGAAACCGTCTTTTCGACATCTCGGCCGCTGTCCAACAGTGGGCCGAATCCCATGGATTTTCAGTGGTCAGGGATTACGTCGGCCATGGCATAGGCCAGCAGATGCACGAAGATCCGCAAATTCCCAACTTTGGCCGACCCGGTTTTGGCCCCCGGCTTGCAGCAGGCATGGTGTTTGCAATCGAGCCAATGGTCAATGCGGGTAGCTTTCATGTCAAAACCCTTGCAGATGATTGGACTGTCGTTACTGTTGACGGAAAACTCTCGGCCCACTTTGAACACACAGTTGCGATTACGCCTCAGGGGCCGTGGGTGCTCACGACCCCGGACTAA
- a CDS encoding adenylate kinase — protein MRLILLGPPGAGKGTQAELIRDHFKIPHISTGDMLREARRQKTELGKKAQSYMDSGQLVPDEVVVGIVRERLSQPDCAQGFLLDGFPRTVEQALALEQAEVELDAAVSIEVPRELLLKRLTGRRICRECGRAWHVEFNPAPSGDTCECGGELYQRSDDTSETVGSRLDVYERQTSPLKGWYQERGLLSEVDGNQAIDRVFADILSVLGAAQ, from the coding sequence ATGCGTCTGATTTTATTGGGCCCCCCGGGCGCCGGCAAAGGCACCCAGGCGGAACTGATACGTGACCATTTCAAAATACCCCATATCTCCACCGGTGACATGCTCCGGGAGGCGCGGCGCCAAAAGACCGAGTTGGGCAAAAAGGCCCAGAGTTACATGGACTCCGGACAACTGGTGCCCGACGAAGTGGTTGTTGGCATCGTCCGGGAGCGCCTCAGTCAGCCCGACTGTGCCCAGGGGTTCTTGTTGGACGGGTTTCCGCGCACTGTAGAGCAGGCGTTGGCCCTAGAACAGGCAGAAGTTGAACTGGATGCAGCTGTCAGCATCGAAGTGCCCCGGGAACTGTTGCTTAAGCGCCTGACCGGGCGCCGGATCTGTCGGGAATGTGGCCGCGCCTGGCATGTGGAGTTCAATCCAGCCCCTAGCGGCGACACCTGTGAGTGTGGTGGCGAGCTCTATCAGCGCAGCGACGACACCAGTGAGACAGTAGGATCCCGGCTGGACGTCTATGAGCGGCAGACCAGCCCGCTTAAGGGATGGTACCAGGAACGGGGATTGCTGTCCGAGGTAGACGGCAACCAGGCTATAGACCGGGTCTTTGCCGATATCCTCAGTGTTTTGGGAGCTGCCCAATGA